TCAATTGAATGGTTCTGTAACCTGCTTTGAGGAAGTCCAAACTTAAACAAATGGCTATACAGTTTGAACCAATTTGGGTCCTTAATGTCCattaattagaattaagtTTGACAAGCAAACTGAAGGTTAATGTCATATTGGCCGAGTCACAAAGCATTTTGAGTTTGGCTTTCCTTGGCATCTCTAATTACCTATTTTTGTTGCTAAACCTTTTATTTAGACTATTTCACTAATCAATCTTTTGTACACCTAAAATGGCCAAGTTGACTAGCGTTGACCTTCAAATTCTAGTAGAGGATGACTCTATATTCCACTAAATGAAGCATCACATTCttcaattcatttttttccCCCTTTTCCTTTGAGTATTCTTTCTTCATTATGAGATCTTTCTGAAAGGATCTTCctgaaaagaagaagatcccTTTTTGAGGgtttaaattattgaataaattagCATAATATAGTACTAAGTAGGATTCAGGCCAGATAACCCATGtcattaattaatcaattaacatGATTTGTGGgttatcttattattattattattattattattattattattttcttggcTATAACtacatttaattatcaatcCTTAGTGGCAAGAATGTTGCCCTTGCACACAAGAATGTCTCAAGACCAAGAAAAGCAACATTTTTGCAACTTGTGATTCTCATTGTACGGTTCCAacaaaactatattaaaacatCATTAAAGATTCACTATTATCTATATCAGAAGCTTCAGTTATGAACCCAATTTAGGAGACAAACTATCTTGGCTTTTTCACTAGGTAAAAGGGTACTTCTATTTGCCTTTTTCCTTAATCATTCAATGCTATTTTTAATCTCCAAATGGTCATATAGATTCCCTTTTGCTGGAGAGATTTTTCATTGACTCTTTTTTAAGTGTTTTCTTCAGTCTCCCACAAATACAAAGAGTGTAAATTTTCTACCTAATTAAGTGCTATGTTGAACTAATGATTAGTCTTTAATAAGACAAATTAGATATGATGATTTACTATGACAAAAAGGTTCAATTAAGAGACTAACTTTTCCTCACCTTTTAGGTTAGGTTTTGCATCTCTTTCTCTCACTAAACAGCTCACACTCActaataattttcttgtttatcaATCATAACACTAATTACTTTCTTTGTAATTAATCATGACACTCAATTAATGATTTATCTTCTTGTAAAACAAAGAAGCAATgatgattaataaaatttgcaAATGACATCAATTCAACTCACTCAACTCAGCCACAATCCCAATCTAGTTAAAGTCCActatataaatctaaaaactCCATTTCAAATCATTCCTTGTAGAATTGCAAATAACAccatagttttttttttgttttttttttgaaatgtcAATTAGTGctaaattttgttaaaatgataatttccCAATAACATGCATCCGTTCTCACAATGAGAATTTTTCAAGCAAAACATATTTATCGAATATTCGCTAAACATGCATGCCGTCCATACTTTcctctaaatatttaattttatttactaagGGTGTGTTTGGCATTAAGATTGGAAAAATGTCTTTTTAATCtcgatttttattttattttacttcctgaattttaaaaattatttttacaaaaagtaggtaatttatttttcaaaaataaatcataaaccTGTTTTTTCAACACCCAACGGCAATCTCAATCGTATCCTAAAACATGATATGCAGATCTTTACAAATTATTGATAAGATGGAAAGCAACTAGCTATAAATATTAAGGATTAGCTTCAAATCACAAGGGACAAATGGTAAAAaacaaagttaaaaaaatttatgggGCATTCTTGATTTCTAATTCACTACTTTTCTAATTTGACACTATTGGCTCAATTGTTTTATTTCAGCTTCAGCCCTTGTTGATTTCTCATTCACTACTTGTTTTTTCTTGCAACTTAAGATAAAGTGTTGATATGCCCCTTGGAATTCTGTCTAAAGGGAAATTCATCccaaaaaattagtttttggCTAGATTAGCCCACAATTTTTTTGCAATTTGGCCAATTTGCTTTATTGATGACCTTTTAGGAGAATATGTGTTATGCACCCATAGAAAGAATATAgtatatttctttcatttattaatattttttaatatatcttttccttttatttgtttatttaattatttttgtccTTTTGCCCTCATCATGCATCACTTTTTAAGCTTTTGTCATCCATAATAACAAAtttctaaaatctaaaatgTTTTGCAACATATtgaaagctaaagaaaatataaagaagaaattaaaatctcatttaattgattcctttttaatcttttaaccAATATTTCTTGATTTACTTCATTGCCAAGATAGAAGTTCAAATGGCAAACTAGCATTTAATTTTTcctctttatatttataattaaagcaTTTTTTATGGCAACCTTGTTTTAAATAAAGGAAAATCATACTTTGTTAATAACTATCCTTAGATGATAGAAGAGTGCCCCTTTATTCACCTGTTATTTTCTTGAGCAATAGGGTCATTTCAACAAACTTTTATACAGCAAACAACAAAACTTGCCACCATCTTTCcagaagaaaattaaagaaaaaaaaaaaaaggaatccTTTCTGCAAATTGTATTGGAAAGAAAGGACCCTTTTACactttattcttcttgtttctaTCAACACCTCTTAATTACCAGTTACAGATCAAAGTCTTCACACTTTCGGTTATCCTGTTGCCTCCCCCTAGTTTCTGAACTATATTCTGATTCTTCTACTAAAATGGTTTCAGCAAAAAATGGACTATTCTAGACTACTTTTTATGTACAATACAAGTGAAACTCTTATTTTTAGCTATGTTAAAAAAGCTCAGTGAGGTTACCTGTTGAAACAATTTTGATTCGCTACGCAGCTTCACTGTGGTCCACAGAGATCTAAGAATAATTGCCTTAATTTTTGCACATCaggaaaaagaaggaaagcaGAAGATGCATTCAtctcaaacaaaaataaataacagaacAACAACAACAGTAATAAGCAATCACATTTGAGTAAAATAAATAGACAACACCTGTTATGATGTGAGGCATCTGTGgacaaagagaaaaaaatggtATAATAAAATGGACATACCAAGATACCATGATCAATAATAGTGGTTGGGAATCTGATACTGCaaattcttttgtgttcttagTTCATTCTTTTGTTGACAGATGTAAGTCCTAGTATAATGATGTGATCCTATGCATCTCTGCACGCATCACATATACATGGATGAAGATTGCCAGCTTGACTATTCTTATTCAACTACCtttcaattaattatgaaaCAACTTGGATAAATACTAGAGGGCCCTCTGCACAGGTTGACATGATTATAACCAATAGACATGGATTGTGGTAGAATAAATCCATACTTGTAGTATATGATGAACAAAAAGAGTAGTACTACCAATGAGGAACTTACTGATAGACCATCTATTTGCAGCTATGATTTATTCAGGAAACTTGTACCTTGGGCCAGCCTTGTTCTTGAAATAATTCAATCCTCATTGTCAGTCAACCCAAAACCAAAGGGAAATAAAGGATCATATGAATTAGCTCCATAATTCATTGGCAGCTGTTCAACGCTCTTAAACCATGTTACTGGCAGTTTGCCTTTAAATTCATAATCTCCAAATATAACATCTGCAACTCCTGCTCCTTCAGTTCCAGGCAACCAAGCAGCAACAAATGCATATACTTTTTCTAAGAGTGAAGCCTCTAAAACTAAAGGTCTTCCAGATATCAGAATTGCTAACGTGGGGATTCTATCAGCAATTGAGCTAATCACGCCCATTCCATTGAAGGGGATGACAAGTTCTGAATTGTCACCAGTGAATTCTGCATATGGACCTTCACCAACAGCTACAATGGCATAAGAAAAATCTTGGCTTGCCAAGGTGTCTGGTGACGGATTTTCCTCAAAAATTACTTCTGTGTTCTCTCCCACTGTATTTTTAATAGCATCCAAGATTGTTGTCCCTAAAACATGAACAAACTCATTTCTTTAGCACTGACATTAATTCACAGCATTAGGCATTGTAGAAAATATATGACGAATAAATCCCAAAATAAGCTGTATCCCAGCCAGCTTAAATGGAGAAATCTCTTTAATGACGTGCATATATAGGGATCTGAAATTTCAACCAACAATGGGAGGGTCTAAGAAGAAAGAAGGCTACCCCCACCCCCCTGTTCATCAAGCAAGCCCAAAAGAAATGttgtaaaataagaaaacaacgaGACTGTACAGAAATGTTTCACATGAAAATTTATGTTTCATTTGCATATGCCATATCCTTCATTTGTATGTGAGCATGTGAATGAGACACTTCTTACAAGGAACACAGTAATGAAAATAACACAGCTAAAACACATTAACTTCCATTTCTTTGAGTAATAAGTACATACCGATAGTAATTCTGCCGCTCATTCCATCCCAACTTTTAGTCCACCCTCCACACTGATATCCAAGATTGTCAGCATGTGTTCCAGCAACAAGAATCTTCTTAGCATTTTTATCTAATGGAAGAAAAGGTTTCTTTGGATCCTTTCCATTTTTCAAAAGAACCAATGACTTGCGAACCGCTTCACGTGCTAACTCCCTATGCAGCTGTTCGGAATTCAGTAAGtttgaagaaaaggaaaaaggaaatctCAAACAATATACTAATTGGGATAATTTACAAAAGAAGTTGAATTCGAAGCAATTATTTCATCACTATCCATCATCCAAATGATATTGTGCAATGTAGCAATATAACTGCAGAGCATACCACTCTTTCTAGTTCTCAAATTAGTATCTCCTCACTCCTATGTCATTTAGACTCTAGTTTGTGCATCTGATATGGGTATGTTTCCATGGGTTGGACTGACCTGCATTTCTACATTTCACAAATTTTCCCACTAATTTGAAGGGGCTCAAAAATTCTTATTTGACATGAAAAATTTAGCATAAATCTAAGAATCAAAGTAACTACATCTGCtgcattctttatatattcatttagcATATACATAGAACGAGTTACACATAGGGTCAGCAGGATTCAAACCTAAGACCTCTAAAGAAATTCCAAGTCTTTACCATAGAGGACTTTGGAATGTCCCTTGAGAACATGCCCTTTTCACATTATCAGTTCATTTTTAAGCTCTTTAACTTGCATCaagaaaaactcaaaatttgaCACCTTTCCCTGTCccatttctctctcttcatGCCTGATCATTTCTTTAATTTGCTTTAGATGGCAATGATTCATGCTCTAAACTTGGTTCTGAGTTCTGATTATGTTGCCCCCTAATAATTAAAGGGTTTGGATACAACCTCAACAATCAAAGTTAGAGTGGTAGGTAATGCATCAATTCAGTATTTGGCAATGATATAGCAGGTAATTGAATTTCAACACCACTGCTAGCAACTTCAGGTATCTagtgtttatatttaactTCAGAAACTAACAATCCAACAGAAACAGTATATATTACCAACCTAATGAGTGCTGTTATCAAATGGAAGAATCATGTATTTTCTAATGATATAACTACCAAATATTTGAATGGGATAATAGACAATGTGAGAAACTTTCTGAAAATTTACCTTGCAACCAACCAAATCTAGCAAATATCTATCAGCAAAGGGATATTCAAAAAGACCAGCAACGAGTTTTACTCTTAATATTCTTTCAACAGCATCATCAATTCTGGCTATAGTTATCTCCCCTGATTCCGCCAGAAACATCAGTTCCTCTACAAATTCTTCATGTTTATGACCTACCATCACCTGTAGAAAATGCAGGCATCAATCAAGGAAAGTACTTTCTGTCTAGGTCCATGAAATAAGCCTTAGACTCTACCATATCAATTCCAGCATTAATGGCAGAGGAAATACAGTGACGATAGTTTGAGCCAAGTGGTTGGCTAAGTCGGTTTAATCCTTCCCAGTCGGAAATCACAATACCCTGTCATAAAATATTACCTCAGAACTTATTTAGATTCCATAAATTACAGATCCATAATCTAACAACTGCTAAAGTAAATTCAGTATGGTATGTGCTGTATTTCAAGAGTCCTCCAACCCCTTCCCCGTAGaaagaagggaaagaaaaaataatcagCGGTATTTTAATGATAGTTGCATCCAACTGATTATGAAGAAGAATAGTTCATTAAGGTAGCCAATAGGCAACTGAATTTAGCAGATCATTGTATAGTTAAATGCTCAGTAACTAACCACACtttgaattataaaactaCAGGTGGTTATCCGGAGAATTGCAAGGTGAAATGGTATATTAACTGGTATTTACCTGAAAGCCTAACTTATCTTTTAAGATTTCAGTTAGAAGAAAATGGTCAGCATGCAGTTTACGTCCATTCCAACTAGAATATGATGCCATAATTGTGCAAACACCCTGGGAAATACAGTCCAAATAGGGTGTCATATGGATTCCTTCTAGATCTTCATATGATAGAATGGTATTTCCCTCATTTAGTCCTTTGTCAGTGCCTCCATCTCCAACAAAATGCTTAGCACAGGCAATGACATTGTTTCTGGAATCATATAACCAACAAGAGCAATTAAGAACGTGGTTAAATAACGTGTCTGCTAATGTAGAATATGTTACAACTAGGCATCCATATTATGTAGAATTGTCTCTTAGCTTctgtataaaaaaaataacctacAGCTCCAATAAACCAAGATCTGAGGTACTTACTTTCATTGTTATTTTTAGCATTATTCTACCAACTATATTTGTTTCAGTTGCTAggatattaattttacttttttaaatttgcttTTCAAAGATTAGTAGCTTCTTCTTTATATTGATATTAAGACTGATCAAGAGAGTTGAACTATAAGTGTTAGGTATCACCAAAGGGGGTCATCTTAAGAGAGTTGAAGCTTTGATGTGGGATTTTGCATGAAGCTCTCTGCTTATTGGAAAAAGATTAACAAATGGAAACTTTCAAGGTCTATCCTTGAGGAGAGGATGTGAATCAGGAACGAACAGACCACTACTAATTCCAGAGTTTGATCTACCTCTACTCTCTATTTAAAACATTGCTTTACCTTCCTGCTATAAAAGGATAGCCATTGGGGTGTCCTTCTGGTGGCTTTCCCTGCAAGCCTGTAACAATAGAGGTCATCTTCCTAACTACGTTGGTGTCTTCACCGTAACTCTCATAACATCTTCCCCACCGGGGATCTCTGCTTACCTGTCATAAACcattaaaatgaatttcacAGTAAATTATAATTCCAATCTAGAAGGAATATGATGATAACATACaggaaaggaaaaggaaatccATGCTAACATTATTCTCACAATCTTGAAGCTCATAATTGGAATCATTCTCTTGGGTCCTGTGTGAACTATTTATCATAAATGCCACATCTAAATGAAATACGATATGTTATCAGATCACATAACTAAAATACACCTGAACTAGATAAACaatatttctagaacttgcaaCAATGAACCAACTATGAATACCACATTGAttaggaaaaataattaaacattgAAGAATATGACAAGCAGCTAAAGTAATTTTTCCACTTATCAGAATATCTCTCAGCTGCTCTTGATTCAAAAACTTCTTTTATTAGGATGAAATAAGTTCATTTTCCAGGGCTTTCCAGTTTCATTTTCCCTTTACTGTTTGGCTAGGTAATTTAGCAGCAAgcaacatgttcattatcGATAGATGGCAAAAGATAATCCAGCCAGTGCTCCTATACTAAAAACTAGAGaaatcaaaagaataatatgACAACTTACAGCCACACAAGGAGCAAAAGTGTAATGAATGCCACTTGCTCTAACTTCAAGAGCTGTGGCGACGCCTATCCTTCGTATCAAATCTGCATCTCTGTACCACATTTTTGCATTACAGCTCAAAGAGAACAGTCAAACTATATGTTAATTCCTAAGATAAACAATTCAATAACAGCATTATTAACTGACCTGGTAGCTCCAAGGCCTACATTGTGAGGAAATATTGTGGCACCATAGACATTATTGTTACCATGAACAGCATCAATTCCATACATAATTGGGATACCTAGGCGTGACTCAAGTGCCAGCTTCTGATACCCATCAATCATATCCGCCCAATCGGATGATAATGCATTCTCAAAGGGTGTGCTACCTCCAACACTAAGCAGACTCCCTAACAAACATCAGTCCaccaagtaaataaaaaaatgtctCAAAGAACATAAATAATTGCAAGTAGTTCTACTTATTATCATCTCAATAACAACCGATTGGATAACAATGTAGAGAGACATGAAACGTAAGGACAGATACCAACGCCAAAGTCCCGAAGATAGTGAGGAGAGGCAGCTCTGCGCTCGATTTGAGTCATCTGGGcaatcttttctttcaaagtCATTCTTGAGATAAGGTCTTTGACACGGTCTTCAACAGGTGAATTGGGGTCTTTGTAAATGCAGGGATCCATCTTTCTTGGTTTCTGCTCAACTGGGTTAGCAGCAATATgtactcaaaatatataaagaaaaataatttctgcTTTTCATGGTTGAAGAAGAAATCAAATGGTAGATAAAGGTGTTAGTTTCTTTGTAGCGGGAACTGTTTGGTAGTTATATCCTAGTTGACTCACAGTTAGATGGAAAATCtgttaaaagagaaaaagaaaaaaccatttttttaatacaattatcataatttttatcaatattattattagtgaatagtgaaccaaagaaaaacttaaaaatttcaatgaGGCTAttccataattaaaaatgagtaatttatttatttattggaaGTTGGGgcaaagtaataaaaaataaaaaataaaataaaaagtaaccAGGCACCAAACTAAGCAGTTGGTAACTCCTTTTCAAAACTGCAatataatataactatttatagctgataaatataaatagtttagTATAATTTTGCTTAACATTGTtggtatatttt
The Ricinus communis isolate WT05 ecotype wild-type chromosome 1, ASM1957865v1, whole genome shotgun sequence DNA segment above includes these coding regions:
- the LOC8276364 gene encoding beta-glucosidase BoGH3B, coding for MDPCIYKDPNSPVEDRVKDLISRMTLKEKIAQMTQIERRAASPHYLRDFGVGSLLSVGGSTPFENALSSDWADMIDGYQKLALESRLGIPIMYGIDAVHGNNNVYGATIFPHNVGLGATRDADLIRRIGVATALEVRASGIHYTFAPCVAVSRDPRWGRCYESYGEDTNVVRKMTSIVTGLQGKPPEGHPNGYPFIAGRNNVIACAKHFVGDGGTDKGLNEGNTILSYEDLEGIHMTPYLDCISQGVCTIMASYSSWNGRKLHADHFLLTEILKDKLGFQGIVISDWEGLNRLSQPLGSNYRHCISSAINAGIDMVMVGHKHEEFVEELMFLAESGEITIARIDDAVERILRVKLVAGLFEYPFADRYLLDLVGCKLHRELAREAVRKSLVLLKNGKDPKKPFLPLDKNAKKILVAGTHADNLGYQCGGWTKSWDGMSGRITIGTTILDAIKNTVGENTEVIFEENPSPDTLASQDFSYAIVAVGEGPYAEFTGDNSELVIPFNGMGVISSIADRIPTLAILISGRPLVLEASLLEKVYAFVAAWLPGTEGAGVADVIFGDYEFKGKLPVTWFKSVEQLPMNYGANSYDPLFPFGFGLTDNED